A single genomic interval of Armigeres subalbatus isolate Guangzhou_Male chromosome 1, GZ_Asu_2, whole genome shotgun sequence harbors:
- the LOC134217068 gene encoding histone H2B-like yields the protein MPAKTSGKAAKKAGKATKSVVQGDKKKRKLRRKESYAIYIYKVLKQVHPDTGVSSKAMSIMNSFVNDIFERIGAEASRLANYNKRSTITSREIQTAVRLLLPGELAKHAVSEGTKAVTKYTSSK from the coding sequence ATGCCGGCCAAAACCAGCGGAAAAGCAGCCAAGAAAGCCGGCAAGGCCACGAAGAGCGTCGTCCAAGGGGACAAGAAGAAGCGCAAGTTGCGCCGTAAGGAAAGCTACGCGATCTACATCTACAAGGTCCTGAAGCAGGTCCACCCGGACACCGGAGTGTCCTCGAAGGCCATGAGCATCATGAACAGTTTCGTCAACGATATCTTCGAGCGGATCGGTGCGGAAGCGTCCCGCCTGGCGAACTACAACAAACGCTCGACGATCACGTCGCGGGAAATTCAGACCGCTGTTCGGCTGCTGCTGCCGGGTGAGTTGGCCAAGCATGCCGTCTCCGAGGGTACCAAGGCCGTCACCAAGTACACCAGCTCCAAGTAG
- the LOC134207858 gene encoding histone H4: protein MTGRGKGGKGLGKGGAKRHRKVLRDNIQGITKPAIRRLARRGGVKRISGLIYEETRGVLKVFLENVIRDAVTYTEHAKRKTVTAMDVVYALKRQGRTLYGFGG, encoded by the coding sequence ATGACCGGCCGCGGCAAAGGAGGAAAAGGACTCGGAAAAGGAGGCGCCAAGCGGCATCGCAAGGTTCTGCGAGACAACATCCAGGGCATCACGAAGCCCGCCATCCGTCGACTGGCTCGCCGTGGAGGTGTCAAACGAATCTCCGGTTTGATCTATGAGGAAACGCGAGGAGTACTGAAGGTGTTTCTGGAGAACGTGATTCGAGATGCTGTGACCTACACGGAACATGCCAAACGCAAGACCGTCACCGCCATGGATGTGGTTTACGCGCTGAAGCGGCAAGGGCGCACTCTGTACGGCTTCGGAGGTTAG
- the LOC134207853 gene encoding histone H1-like encodes MTEAVTEVAAAVPASAAVTKVPKKPKAARKPSTHPPVNEMLTAALGSLKERRGSSLYAIKKYIGVNYECDVAKLSFLIRKAIKTGVEKGTLVQTKGTGITGSFKLKDTKAVAEKKPKKVEGAKRKKVGKEVVGDKKAKKGTDKKSTTKKPSAVKAPKASRAKTTTKTTGAAKKSAVASKQKATKPSKVAAKKPKAPKPKKAVPAKKPASKKTAAKK; translated from the coding sequence ATGACCGAAGCCGTTACCGAAGTTGCCGCCGCAGTTCCAGCCTCAGCAGCTGTTACCAAGGTCCCGAAGAAGCCCAAAGCCGCCCGGAAGCCATCCACCCATCCCCCGGTGAACGAAATGCTCACCGCCGCCTTGGGGAGCCTGAAGGAGCGCAGGGGATCGTCGCTGTATGCCATCAAGAAGTACATCGGCGTCAACTACGAGTGCGATGTGGCCAAGCTGTCGTTCCTGATACGGAAGGCGATCAAAACGGGTGTCGAGAAGGGCACTCTGGTGCAGACCAAGGGAACCGGAATTACTGGATCGTTCAAACTGAAAGACACCAAGGCGGTCGCGGAGAAGAAGCCGAAGAAAGTCGAAGGCGCGAAGCGGAAGAAGGTCGGTAAGGAAGTGGTTGGTGATAAGAAGGCCAAAAAAGGAACCGACAAGAAATCGACCACTAAAAAGCCATCGGCGGTGAAAGCGCCCAAAGCGAGCAGGGCCAAAACGACGACCAAGACGACAGGAGCCGCGAAAAAGTCCGCCGTTGCTTCCAAACAGAAGGCCACCAAGCCGTCAAAGGTGGCCGCGAAGAAGCCAAAGGCACCGAAACCGAAAAAGGCCGTTCCTGCTAAGAAACCTGCTTCGAAGAAGACTGCCGCTAAGAAGTGA
- the LOC134207860 gene encoding histone H2A-like, giving the protein MSSRGSKGGKAKSATKSRSSRAGLQFPVGRIHRLLRKGNYAERVGAGAPVYLAAVLEYLAAEVLELAGNAARDNKKTRIIPRHLQLAIRNDEELNKLLAGVTIAQGGVLPNIQAVLLPKKTEKKA; this is encoded by the coding sequence ATGTCAAGCCGCGGTAGCAAAGGAGGAAAAGCCAAGAGTGCGACTAAGTCCCGTTCGAGTCGTGCCGGATTGCAGTTTCCCGTGGGTCGAATCCATCGTCTGCTGAGGAAAGGCAACTATGCCGAACGTGTAGGGGCCGGTGCTCCCGTTTATCTGGCCGCAGTGTTGGAATATCTGGCCGCTGAAGTTCTCGAGCTGGCGGGAAATGCCGCCCGTGACAACAAGAAAACCAGAATCATTCCAAGGCACTTGCAGTTGGCCATTCGGAACGACGAGGAGTTGAATAAGCTGCTTGCTGGAGTGACCATCGCTCAGGGTGGGGTTTTGCCGAATATCCAGGCGGTGTTGCTTCCCAAGAAGACCGAGAAGAAGGCCTAA
- the LOC134219281 gene encoding histone H1.8-like: protein MTGRGKGGKGLGKGGAKRHRKVLRDNIQGITKPAIRRLARRGGVKRISGLIYEETRGVLKVFLENVIRDAVTYTEHAKRKTVTAMDVVYALKRQGRTLYGFGGMTEAVTEVAAAVPASAAVTKVPKKPKAARKPSTHPPVNEMLTAALGSLKERRGSSLYAIKKYIGVNYECDVAKLSFLIRKAIKTGVEKGTLVQTKGTGITGSFKLKDTKAVAEKKPKKVEGAKRKKVGKEVVGDKKAKKGTDKKSTTKKPSAVKAPKASRAKTTTKTTGAAKKSAVASKQKATKPSKVAAKKPKAPKPKKAVPAKKPASKKTAAKKSKQLFRNFERTICLLKQKATIKATFIAVRISLPDCIPSCLDIFLSNNDPAMARTKQTARKSTGGKAPRKQLATKAARKSAPATGGVKKPHRYRPGTVALREIRRYQKSTELLIRKLPFQRLVREIAQDFKTDLRFQSSAVMALQEASEAYLVGLFEDTNLCAIHAKRVTIMPKDIQLARRIRGERA from the exons ATGACCGGCCGCGGCAAAGGAGGAAAAGGACTCGGAAAAGGAGGCGCCAAGCGGCATCGCAAGGTTCTGCGAGACAACATCCAGGGCATCACGAAGCCCGCCATCCGTCGACTGGCTCGCCGTGGAGGTGTGAAACGAATCTCCGGTTTGATCTACGAGGAAACGCGAGGAGTGCTGAAGGTGTTTCTGGAGAACGTGATCCGAGATGCTGTGACCTACACGGAGCATGCCAAACGCAAGACCGTCACCGCCATGGATGTGGTTTACGCGCTGAAGCGGCAAGGGCGCACTCTGTACGGCTTCGGAGGT ATGACCGAAGCCGTTACCGAAGTTGCCGCCGCAGTTCCAGCCTCAGCAGCTGTTACCAAGGTCCCGAAGAAGCCCAAAGCCGCCCGGAAGCCATCCACCCATCCCCCGGTGAACGAAATGCTCACCGCCGCCTTGGGGAGCCTGAAGGAGCGCAGGGGATCGTCGCTGTATGCCATCAAGAAGTACATCGGCGTCAACTACGAGTGCGATGTGGCCAAGCTGTCGTTCCTGATACGGAAGGCGATCAAAACGGGTGTCGAGAAGGGCACTCTGGTGCAGACCAAGGGAACCGGAATTACTGGATCGTTCAAACTGAAAGACACCAAGGCGGTCGCGGAGAAGAAGCCGAAGAAAGTCGAAGGCGCGAAGCGGAAGAAGGTCGGTAAGGAAGTGGTTGGTGATAAGAAGGCCAAAAAAGGAACCGACAAGAAATCGACCACTAAAAAGCCATCGGCGGTGAAAGCGCCCAAAGCGAGCAGGGCCAAAACGACGACCAAGACGACAGGAGCCGCGAAAAAGTCCGCCGTTGCTTCCAAACAGAAGGCCACCAAGCCGTCAAAGGTGGCCGCGAAGAAGCCAAAGGCACCGAAACCGAAAAAGGCCGTTCCTGCTAAGAAACCTGCTTCGAAGAAGACTGCCGCTAAGAA ATCGAAACAATTGTTCCGCAATTTTGAAAGGACCATTTGTTTGCTAAAGCAGAAAGCGACTATAAAAGCAACTTTTATCGCAGTCCGCATTTCATTACCGGACTGTATTCCATCGTGCTTAGATATCTTCTTATCAAACAACGATCCAGCCATGGCACGTACAAAACAGACGGCTCGCAAATCCACCGGAGGAAAGGCCCCTCGGAAACAGCTGGCCACCAAAGCGGCTCGCAAGAGTGCTCCAGCCACCGGAGGAGTGAAGAAGCCCCATCGCTACCGACCGGGAACCGTGGCTCTGCGTGAGATCCGCCGTTATCAGAAATCGACGGAGCTGTTGATCCGCAAGCTGCCCTTCCAGCGTTTGGTCCGCGAGATCGCCCAGGACTTCAAGACCGACCTGCGGTTCCAGAGCTCGGCCGTCATGGCCCTGCAGGAGGCGAGCGAAGCCTATCTGGTAGGCCTGTTCGAGGATACGAATCTGTGCGCGATCCATGCCAAGCGTGTGACGATCATGCCGAAGGACATCCAGCTGGCTCGTCGGATCCGCGGAGAACGTGCTTAG
- the LOC134207854 gene encoding histone H1-like, whose product MTEAVAEVAAAVPASAAVTKVPKKPKAARKPSTHPPVNEMLTAALGSLKERRGSSLYAIKKYIGVNYECDVAKLSFLIRKAIKTGVEKGTLVQTKGTGITGSFKLKDTKAVAEKKPKKVEDAKRKKVGKEVVGDKKAKKGTDKKSTVKKQPAVKAPKASRAKTTTKTTGVAKKSAVVSKQKATKPSKVAAKKPKAPKPKKAASAKKPAPKKTAAKK is encoded by the coding sequence ATGACCGAAGCCGTTGCCGAAGTTGCCGCCGCAGTTCCAGCCTCAGCAGCTGTTACCAAGGTCCCGAAGAAGCCCAAAGCCGCCCGGAAGCCATCCACCCATCCCCCGGTGAACGAAATGCTCACCGCCGCCTTGGGAAGCCTGAAGGAGCGCAGGGGATCGTCGCTGTATGCCATCAAGAAGTACATCGGCGTCAACTACGAGTGCGATGTGGCCAAGCTGTCGTTCCTGATCCGGAAGGCGATCAAAACTGGCGTCGAGAAGGGCACTCTGGTGCAGACCAAGGGAACCGGAATTACTGGATCGTTCAAATTGAAAGACACCAAGGCGGTCGCGGAGAAGAAGCCGAAGAAAGTCGAAGACGCGAAGCGGAAGAAGGTAGGCAAGGAAGTGGTTGGTGATAAGAAGGCCAAAAAGGGAACCGACAAGAAATCGACCGTTAAAAAGCAACCGGCGGTGAAAGCGCCCAAAGCGAGCAGGGCCAAAACGACGACCAAGACGACAGGAGTCGCGAAGAAGTCCGCCGTTGTTTCCAAACAGAAGGCCACCAAGCCGTCAAAGGTGGCCGCGAAGAAGCCAAAGGCACCGAAACCGAAAAAGGCAGCTTCTGCTAAGAAACCTGCTCCGAAGAAGACTGCCGCTAAGAAGTGA
- the LOC134207856 gene encoding histone H3, protein MARTKQTARKSTGGKAPRKQLATKAARKSAPATGGVKKPHRYRPGTVALREIRRYQKSTELLIRKLPFQRLVREIAQDFKTDLRFQSSAVMALQEASEAYLVGLFEDTNLCAIHAKRVTIMPKDIQLARRIRGERA, encoded by the coding sequence ATGGCACGTACAAAGCAGACGGCTCGCAAGTCCACCGGAGGAAAGGCCCCTCGGAAACAGCTGGCCACCAAAGCGGCTCGCAAGAGTGCTCCAGCCACCGGAGGAGTGAAGAAGCCCCATCGCTACCGACCGGGAACCGTGGCTCTGCGTGAGATCCGCCGTTATCAGAAATCGACGGAGCTGTTGATCCGCAAGCTGCCCTTCCAGCGTTTGGTCCGCGAGATCGCCCAGGACTTCAAGACCGACCTGCGGTTCCAGAGCTCGGCCGTCATGGCCCTGCAGGAGGCGAGCGAAGCCTATCTGGTGGGCCTGTTCGAGGATACGAATCTGTGTGCGATCCATGCCAAGCGTGTGACTATCATGCCGAAGGACATCCAGCTGGCTCGTCGGATCCGCGGGGAACGTGCTTAG
- the LOC134207855 gene encoding histone H2B-like, with translation MPAKTSGKAAKKAGKATKSVVQGDKKKRKLRRKESYAIYIYKVLKQVHPDTGVSSKAMSIMNSFVNDIFERIGAEASRLANYNKRSTITSREIQTAVRLLLPGELAKHAVSEGTKAVTKYTSSK, from the coding sequence ATGCCGGCCAAAACCAGCGGAAAAGCAGCCAAGAAAGCCGGCAAGGCCACGAAGAGCGTCGTCCAAGGGGACAAGAAGAAGCGCAAGTTGCGCCGTAAGGAAAGCTACGCGATCTACATCTACAAGGTCCTGAAGCAGGTCCACCCGGACACCGGAGTGTCCTCGAAGGCCATGAGCATCATGAACAGTTTCGTCAACGATATCTTCGAGCGGATCGGTGCGGAAGCGTCCCGCCTGGCGAACTACAACAAACGCTCGACGATCACGTCGCGGGAAATTCAGACCGCTGTTCGGCTGCTGCTGCCAGGTGAGTTGGCCAAGCATGCCGTCTCCGAGGGTACCAAGGCCGTCACCAAGTACACCAGCTCCAAGTAG
- the LOC134207857 gene encoding histone H2A-like, whose amino-acid sequence MSSRGSKGGKAKSATKSRSSRAGLQFPVGRIHRLLRKGNYAERVGAGAPVYLAAVLEYLAAEVLELAGNAARDNKKTRIIPRHLQLAIRNDEELNKLLAGVTIAQGGVLPNIQAVLLPKKTEKKA is encoded by the coding sequence ATGTCAAGCCGTGGTAGCAAAGGAGGAAAAGCCAAGAGTGCGACTAAGTCCCGTTCGAGTCGTGCCGGATTGCAGTTTCCCGTGGGTCGAATCCATCGTCTGCTGAGGAAAGGCAACTATGCCGAACGTGTAGGGGCCGGTGCTCCCGTTTATCTGGCCGCAGTGTTGGAATATCTGGCCGCTGAAGTTCTCGAGCTGGCGGGAAATGCCGCCCGCGATAACAAGAAGACCAGAATCATTCCAAGGCACTTGCAGTTGGCCATTCGGAACGACGAGGAGTTGAATAAGCTGCTTGCCGGAGTGACCATCGCTCAGGGTGGGGTTTTGCCGAATATCCAGGCGGTGTTGCTTCCCAAGAAGACCGAGAAGAAGGCCTAA